From the genome of Paraburkholderia aromaticivorans, one region includes:
- the katG gene encoding catalase/peroxidase HPI, translated as MSSEAKCPFNHAAGGGTTNRDWWPKQLRLDLLSQHSAKSNPLGSSFSYAEAFKSLDLAAVKKDLAALMTDSQDWWPADFGHYGPLFIRMAWHSAGTYRIGDGRGGAGRGQQRFAPLNSWPDNVSLDKARRLLWPIKQKYGQKISWADLLILTGNVALETMGFKTFGFAGGREDTWEPDQDVYWGNEKTWLGGDVRYGKGAAGDNDDGGVIVADEQKHGEEVSRDNSGRNLENPLGAVQMGLIYVNPEGPDGNPDPLAAAHDIRETFARMAMNDEETVALIAGGHTFGKTHGAGPADNVGPEPEAADLENQGLGWKNSFGTGKGGDTITSGLEVTWTTTPTKWGNGFFENLFKYEWELTTSPAGAHQWVAKDADETIPHAHDPSKKLRPTMLTTDLSLRFDPAYEKISRRFLENPDQLADAFARAWFKLTHRDMGPRARYLGPEVPAEQLIWQDPIPAIDHPLVNEQDIASLKQKILASGLSVSQLVSTAWASASTFRGSDKRGGANGARIRLAPQKDWAVNQPEQLAKVLKVLEGIQSEFNGAQCGGKKISLADLIVLAGSAAVEQAAKSAGHPVNVPFTPGRMDASQEQTDVQSVAALEPLADGFRNYLKGKYRAPAEALLIDKAQLLTLTAPEMTVLIGGLRALNVNAGQESHGVLTHRPETLSNDFFRNLLDMDTEWKPLSSARDVFEGRDRKTGELKWTGTRVDLIFGSHAQLRALSEVYASEDAEEKFIRDFVAAWTKVMELDRFEIA; from the coding sequence ATGTCAAGCGAAGCAAAGTGCCCGTTCAACCATGCCGCCGGCGGCGGCACCACGAACCGCGACTGGTGGCCGAAGCAGTTGCGGCTGGACCTGCTCAGCCAGCACTCCGCCAAGTCCAACCCGTTGGGCAGCAGCTTCAGCTATGCCGAGGCATTCAAGAGTCTCGACCTGGCCGCGGTGAAGAAGGATCTTGCGGCGCTCATGACCGATTCGCAGGACTGGTGGCCGGCGGACTTCGGCCACTATGGCCCGCTGTTCATCCGCATGGCATGGCATAGCGCCGGCACCTATCGCATCGGCGACGGCCGCGGCGGCGCGGGGCGCGGCCAGCAACGGTTCGCGCCGCTCAACAGCTGGCCTGACAACGTCAGCCTGGACAAGGCTCGCCGCCTGCTCTGGCCGATCAAGCAGAAGTACGGCCAGAAGATTTCGTGGGCGGACCTATTGATCCTCACGGGCAACGTCGCGCTGGAGACCATGGGCTTCAAGACCTTCGGCTTCGCGGGCGGTCGCGAGGACACCTGGGAACCGGATCAGGACGTCTACTGGGGCAACGAGAAGACGTGGCTCGGTGGCGACGTCCGCTATGGCAAAGGTGCGGCCGGCGATAACGACGACGGCGGCGTGATCGTCGCCGACGAACAAAAACACGGCGAAGAGGTGAGCCGCGACAACAGCGGGCGAAACCTGGAAAATCCGCTGGGTGCCGTGCAGATGGGCCTGATCTACGTCAACCCGGAAGGTCCCGATGGCAATCCGGACCCGCTCGCCGCGGCGCACGACATTCGCGAAACCTTCGCTCGCATGGCCATGAACGACGAAGAGACCGTCGCGCTGATCGCCGGCGGTCACACCTTCGGCAAGACGCACGGCGCGGGTCCCGCCGACAACGTCGGCCCGGAACCCGAGGCCGCCGATCTCGAGAACCAGGGGTTGGGCTGGAAGAACAGCTTCGGCACCGGCAAGGGCGGCGACACGATCACCAGCGGTCTGGAAGTGACCTGGACCACCACGCCGACGAAGTGGGGCAATGGCTTCTTCGAAAACCTGTTCAAGTACGAATGGGAGCTGACCACGAGCCCCGCCGGCGCCCATCAGTGGGTTGCCAAAGACGCGGACGAAACGATCCCGCATGCTCACGACCCCTCGAAGAAGCTGCGGCCGACGATGCTCACCACCGACCTCTCGCTGCGCTTCGACCCCGCCTACGAGAAGATTTCGCGGCGTTTCCTGGAGAACCCGGACCAGCTCGCCGATGCGTTCGCGCGGGCGTGGTTCAAGTTGACCCACCGTGACATGGGACCACGCGCCCGCTATCTTGGACCGGAAGTGCCGGCCGAACAACTGATCTGGCAGGACCCGATTCCCGCGATCGACCATCCGCTGGTGAACGAGCAGGACATCGCCTCGCTCAAGCAGAAGATTCTGGCCTCGGGACTGTCGGTTTCGCAGTTGGTATCGACCGCGTGGGCGTCGGCCTCCACGTTCCGCGGCTCCGACAAGCGCGGCGGCGCCAATGGTGCGCGTATTCGCCTCGCGCCGCAGAAAGACTGGGCGGTCAATCAGCCCGAGCAACTGGCGAAGGTGCTGAAGGTCCTCGAAGGCATCCAGAGCGAGTTCAACGGAGCGCAGTGCGGCGGCAAGAAGATCTCGCTGGCCGACCTGATCGTGCTGGCCGGTAGCGCGGCCGTCGAGCAGGCGGCGAAGAGCGCCGGTCATCCGGTGAACGTGCCGTTCACGCCGGGCCGCATGGATGCCTCGCAGGAACAGACCGACGTGCAATCCGTCGCGGCGCTCGAACCGCTTGCCGATGGCTTCCGCAACTATCTCAAGGGCAAGTACCGCGCACCGGCGGAGGCCTTGCTGATCGACAAGGCGCAATTGCTGACGCTGACGGCTCCCGAGATGACGGTATTGATCGGTGGCTTGCGCGCGTTGAACGTCAATGCGGGGCAGGAATCGCACGGCGTTTTGACCCACCGGCCGGAGACGCTGTCCAACGACTTCTTCCGTAATTTGCTCGACATGGATACGGAATGGAAGCCGCTGTCTTCCGCCCGGGACGTGTTCGAAGGGCGTGATCGCAAGACCGGCGAACTCAAATGGACGGGCACGCGTGTCGACCTGATCTTTGGGTCGCATGCCCAACTGCGGGCTCTATCCGAAGTCTATGCAAGCGAGGACGCGGAGGAAAAGTTCATCCGCGACTTCGTGGCAGCCTGGACCAAAGTGATGGAGCTCGATCGGTTCGAGATCGCCTGA
- a CDS encoding Trm112 family protein, with amino-acid sequence MDARLLEILVCPICKGPLSYDRAAQELICNADKLAYPIRDGIPVMLVDEARQTVEGTPVDLNPGSVA; translated from the coding sequence GTGGACGCTCGCCTGCTTGAAATTCTCGTCTGCCCGATCTGCAAGGGCCCGCTCAGCTACGACCGCGCCGCGCAGGAGCTGATCTGCAACGCGGACAAGCTCGCCTATCCGATCCGCGACGGCATCCCCGTCATGCTCGTCGACGAAGCGCGGCAAACCGTGGAAGGCACACCGGTCGATCTGAATCCGGGCTCCGTGGCCTAG
- a CDS encoding glycine zipper family protein: MISSLKSIRVALPAGAVALALLGGCAVVPPSGPSIVALPRSGEPLNQFQQDDYSCRDYAYHSSDAAGAAQSSTTNSVNSAAVGTLGGAAVGALLGAAAGNAGAGAAIGAGSGLLLGGAAGANGAQYSANSMQARYDAAYAQCMTSKGNTIAQPQMPVYAPQPVYVAPPPRYYGPPPVIYAPYPYY, encoded by the coding sequence ATGATCTCAAGTCTTAAATCGATACGCGTCGCGCTCCCTGCGGGCGCGGTCGCACTGGCGCTCCTTGGCGGCTGTGCCGTGGTGCCGCCGAGCGGTCCTTCCATAGTCGCGCTGCCGCGCAGCGGCGAGCCGCTCAATCAGTTCCAGCAGGACGACTACTCATGCCGCGACTACGCCTACCATTCGTCGGACGCGGCCGGCGCCGCGCAGAGTTCGACCACGAACAGCGTCAATAGCGCCGCGGTCGGCACGCTGGGCGGCGCCGCGGTCGGCGCGCTCCTCGGTGCGGCGGCGGGCAATGCCGGCGCGGGCGCGGCCATTGGCGCGGGCAGCGGCTTGTTGCTCGGCGGCGCGGCTGGCGCAAACGGCGCGCAGTATTCGGCCAACAGTATGCAGGCGCGATACGACGCGGCGTACGCGCAGTGCATGACATCGAAGGGCAACACGATCGCACAGCCGCAGATGCCGGTCTATGCGCCTCAGCCGGTATATGTTGCGCCGCCGCCCCGTTACTACGGGCCGCCGCCGGTAATCTATGCACCTTATCCGTACTACTGA
- the lpxK gene encoding tetraacyldisaccharide 4'-kinase, whose translation MSEISNRLEARLAREWQQRGPLAWALTPFACVFGAIAAARRAAFSFGWLKSVRVGVPVVVVGNVTVGGTGKTPTVIALVEALRAAGFKPGVVSRGYGARVKTPTRVTPGSAASVGGDEPLLIARRTGAPVWVCPDRVAAAQALCAAHREVDVIVSDDGLQHYRLQRDAELLVFDHRLGGNGFLLPAGPLREPLSRRRDATLINDPYARTLPAWPNTFALKLSPGDAWHLDNPALRRPLAQFSGDRVLAAAGIGAPERFFATLRAAGLTPATRALPDHYAFERNPFADVDADAILVTEKDAVKLGSWHDARIWVVPVEAALDHRLIALVVEKVRGRSPA comes from the coding sequence ATGAGCGAAATCAGCAACCGTCTCGAAGCGCGCCTTGCGCGCGAATGGCAGCAGCGCGGCCCCCTCGCGTGGGCGCTGACGCCGTTCGCCTGCGTGTTCGGCGCGATCGCCGCCGCGCGCCGCGCCGCCTTTTCGTTCGGCTGGTTGAAATCGGTGCGCGTCGGCGTACCCGTGGTGGTGGTCGGCAATGTGACCGTCGGGGGCACCGGCAAGACGCCGACCGTGATCGCGCTGGTCGAAGCGTTACGCGCCGCGGGCTTCAAACCCGGCGTGGTGTCGCGCGGCTACGGCGCGCGCGTGAAGACGCCGACGCGTGTCACGCCCGGTTCGGCGGCGAGCGTGGGTGGCGACGAGCCGCTGCTGATCGCCCGCCGCACCGGCGCCCCGGTTTGGGTCTGTCCGGATCGCGTGGCCGCCGCGCAGGCGCTGTGCGCCGCGCACCGCGAAGTCGACGTGATCGTCAGCGACGACGGCTTGCAGCATTACCGGCTCCAACGCGATGCCGAACTGCTGGTGTTCGATCATCGGCTCGGCGGCAATGGCTTTCTGCTGCCGGCCGGGCCGCTGCGCGAGCCGCTGTCGCGCCGCCGCGACGCGACGCTCATCAACGACCCTTACGCGCGCACGCTGCCCGCCTGGCCAAACACCTTCGCGCTGAAGCTCTCGCCGGGCGACGCGTGGCATCTGGACAATCCCGCGTTGCGCCGTCCGCTCGCGCAATTCAGCGGCGATCGCGTGCTGGCCGCGGCCGGCATTGGCGCGCCGGAGCGCTTTTTCGCCACGCTGCGCGCCGCAGGCCTGACGCCGGCCACCCGTGCGCTGCCGGACCACTACGCGTTCGAGCGCAATCCTTTTGCCGACGTGGATGCCGATGCCATCCTGGTAACAGAAAAGGATGCGGTAAAATTAGGGTCCTGGCACGACGCGCGCATCTGGGTAGTCCCGGTCGAAGCCGCGCTCGATCATCGCCTCATTGCATTAGTTGTGGAGAAAGTCCGTGGACGCTCGCCTGCTTGA
- a CDS encoding DUF190 domain-containing protein, with protein sequence MNGYQLTFYTEHSRKHGHQTVCEWLLHEVRRLGISGASVINCAEGIGHAGSRHAAHMLKLDDQPVQIILAVTETEAEQLLEHVRAENVHVFYVRFPIEFGMIGDDVPYKSSKHFSLFGRSAE encoded by the coding sequence ATGAACGGCTATCAACTGACGTTCTATACGGAGCACAGCCGGAAGCATGGCCATCAAACCGTATGCGAATGGCTGCTGCATGAGGTGCGCCGGCTGGGGATCAGTGGGGCGAGCGTCATCAATTGCGCTGAAGGGATCGGGCACGCCGGTTCGCGTCACGCGGCCCACATGCTCAAGCTCGACGATCAGCCGGTACAGATCATTCTCGCGGTGACGGAAACGGAGGCGGAGCAGCTTCTCGAGCATGTGCGCGCCGAAAACGTGCATGTCTTCTACGTGCGTTTTCCGATCGAGTTCGGCATGATCGGCGACGACGTCCCGTACAAATCGTCGAAGCATTTTTCTCTCTTCGGCCGGTCGGCAGAGTAG
- the sodB gene encoding superoxide dismutase [Fe]: protein MEHTLPPLPFAKNALAPHMSEETLEFHYGKHHQTYVTNLNNLIKGTEFENLSLEEIVKKASGGVFNNAAQVWNHTFFWNSLSPQGGGAPTGALADAINAKWGSFDKFKEEFAKTAVGTFGSGWAWLVKKADGSLDLVSTSNAATPLTTDAKALLTIDVWEHAYYIDYRNARPKFVEAYWNIVNWEFASKNFA, encoded by the coding sequence ATGGAACATACGCTCCCGCCGTTGCCGTTCGCGAAAAACGCACTCGCTCCGCACATGTCGGAAGAGACGCTCGAGTTTCACTACGGCAAGCATCACCAGACCTATGTGACCAACCTGAACAATCTGATCAAGGGCACGGAGTTCGAGAATCTGTCGCTTGAGGAAATCGTCAAGAAGGCATCGGGCGGCGTGTTCAACAACGCGGCTCAAGTGTGGAACCACACGTTCTTCTGGAACAGCCTGTCGCCGCAAGGTGGCGGTGCTCCGACCGGCGCGCTCGCTGACGCGATCAACGCCAAGTGGGGTTCGTTCGACAAGTTCAAGGAAGAGTTCGCCAAGACCGCGGTCGGCACGTTCGGCTCGGGCTGGGCATGGCTGGTGAAGAAGGCCGACGGTTCGCTCGACCTGGTGTCGACGAGCAACGCCGCTACGCCGCTGACCACGGACGCCAAGGCGCTGCTGACGATCGACGTGTGGGAACACGCTTACTACATCGACTACCGCAATGCGCGTCCGAAGTTCGTCGAGGCGTACTGGAACATCGTCAACTGGGAATTCGCGTCGAAGAACTTCGCGTGA
- the xseA gene encoding exodeoxyribonuclease VII large subunit produces the protein MNPDSPFFSSAAPGGEVVVPVSALNRAIGTMLERSFPLVWVAGEVSNFTRAASGHWYFSIKDAQAQMRCVMFRGRAQYAEFTPREGDRIEVRALVTMYEPRGELQLNVEAVRRTGQGRLYEAFLRLKAQLEAEGLFAAERKRPLPPHPRAIGIVTSLQAAALRDVLTTLSRRAPHIPVIVYPAPVQGVGVSARLAAMVDAANARREVDVLIVCRGGGSIEDLWAFNEEVLARAIAESAIPVVSGVGHETDFTIADFAADVRAPTPTGAAELVSPQRVLLLRELDHRHATLARGFGRMMERRAQQLDWLARRLVSPAERLARQRTHLQQLSVRLASAGTRPVRDARARFSLLQMRWQRWRPDLAGHQAKLGNLAQRLAAALLRQHERQTARIDTLAARLEVLSPQRTLERGYAAVLDAQSGRAVRAPSSLKPGRRLTVHLAEGSADIALADVQPRLTDGF, from the coding sequence ATGAATCCCGATAGCCCTTTTTTCTCGTCGGCCGCGCCCGGCGGTGAAGTCGTCGTTCCCGTTTCGGCGCTCAATCGCGCGATCGGCACGATGCTCGAACGCTCGTTTCCGCTCGTCTGGGTTGCCGGCGAAGTGTCGAACTTCACTCGCGCGGCGAGCGGCCATTGGTATTTCTCGATCAAGGACGCGCAGGCGCAGATGCGCTGCGTAATGTTCCGCGGGCGGGCGCAATACGCCGAATTCACGCCGCGCGAAGGCGACCGCATTGAAGTGCGCGCGCTGGTGACGATGTACGAGCCGCGCGGCGAACTGCAATTGAATGTGGAGGCCGTGCGGCGCACCGGCCAGGGGCGGCTCTATGAAGCGTTCCTCCGGCTGAAAGCGCAACTCGAAGCGGAGGGTCTCTTTGCCGCCGAACGAAAACGCCCCTTGCCGCCGCATCCGCGCGCCATCGGCATCGTGACGTCGTTGCAGGCCGCGGCCTTGCGCGATGTGTTGACCACGCTGTCGCGCCGCGCGCCGCATATTCCGGTGATCGTGTATCCGGCGCCGGTGCAGGGCGTGGGCGTGAGCGCGAGGCTTGCCGCGATGGTCGACGCCGCCAACGCAAGGCGCGAAGTCGACGTGCTGATCGTCTGCCGTGGCGGCGGCTCGATCGAAGACCTGTGGGCGTTCAACGAAGAAGTGCTGGCGCGCGCGATCGCGGAAAGCGCCATTCCGGTGGTGAGCGGCGTCGGTCACGAAACCGATTTCACGATCGCCGATTTTGCCGCCGACGTGCGCGCGCCGACGCCCACCGGCGCGGCCGAACTGGTGAGTCCGCAGCGCGTGCTGCTGTTGCGTGAACTCGATCATCGCCACGCGACACTCGCACGCGGTTTTGGCCGCATGATGGAGCGGCGCGCCCAGCAACTCGACTGGCTCGCGCGCAGGCTGGTGTCGCCGGCTGAGCGTCTCGCGCGGCAACGCACCCATCTGCAGCAATTGAGCGTGCGGCTCGCGTCGGCGGGTACGCGCCCGGTGCGTGACGCCCGAGCGCGGTTTTCGCTGCTACAGATGCGCTGGCAACGTTGGCGTCCGGATCTCGCCGGGCATCAGGCGAAGCTCGGCAATCTCGCGCAGCGCCTCGCCGCCGCTTTGTTACGCCAGCATGAACGCCAAACCGCCCGTATCGACACGCTGGCCGCGCGTCTCGAAGTGCTGAGTCCGCAGCGTACGCTGGAGCGCGGTTATGCGGCCGTGCTCGATGCCCAGAGCGGGCGCGCGGTGCGTGCGCCGTCGTCGTTGAAGCCGGGGCGGCGCCTGACGGTGCACCTCGCCGAAGGCAGCGCAGATATCGCGCTGGCCGATGTGCAGCCGCGCCTCACCGACGGTTTCTGA
- a CDS encoding DUF190 domain-containing protein — protein MKGSQLTVFAANQSHRKSHMTVVDWILEKTKEAGIEGATVIEVSESIDAHGKYHAARFFELVDQSVVVTVAAEDERIDALLDSLRHGGVQLFYTRCPIEYEVLGAGSQESGE, from the coding sequence ATGAAAGGCAGTCAATTGACCGTGTTTGCAGCCAATCAGAGCCACCGCAAAAGCCACATGACCGTCGTCGACTGGATTCTGGAGAAGACGAAGGAAGCCGGCATTGAGGGGGCGACGGTGATCGAGGTCAGCGAAAGCATCGACGCGCATGGCAAATATCATGCGGCGCGCTTCTTCGAGTTGGTCGACCAGTCCGTGGTCGTGACGGTGGCCGCCGAGGACGAACGCATCGACGCACTGCTCGATAGCCTTCGGCATGGCGGTGTTCAACTCTTCTACACGCGCTGTCCTATCGAATATGAAGTGCTTGGCGCAGGCTCGCAAGAGAGCGGCGAGTAG
- the kdsB gene encoding 3-deoxy-manno-octulosonate cytidylyltransferase codes for MTHANTATPPFIAVVPARLASTRLPNKPLADIGGKPMVVRVAERARESGAQQVLVASDAQAVLDAARDHGFEAVLTRADHPSGTDRLAEVAAQFGWSDDTIVVNVQGDEPLIDPALVCGVASHLAASSGCAIATAAHPITDPAEIFNPNVVKVVLDARGVALYFSRAPIPWARDAYQPHWPNVAAMPTPPAPAVVHRHIGLYAYRAQFLRTYPSLAISPIEQVEALEQLRAMWHGERIAVLVTHEAPLPGVDTPADLARVQALFGS; via the coding sequence ATGACCCACGCCAACACCGCCACTCCTCCGTTTATCGCCGTCGTACCGGCTCGCCTCGCGTCGACGCGCCTGCCCAACAAGCCGCTCGCCGACATCGGCGGCAAGCCGATGGTGGTGCGGGTCGCCGAACGCGCGCGCGAATCGGGCGCGCAGCAGGTGCTGGTCGCCTCAGACGCCCAAGCGGTGCTCGACGCCGCCCGCGATCACGGCTTCGAAGCCGTGTTGACGCGCGCGGACCATCCGTCCGGCACGGACCGCCTCGCGGAAGTCGCGGCGCAATTCGGCTGGAGCGACGACACGATCGTGGTCAACGTGCAGGGCGACGAGCCGCTGATCGATCCGGCGCTCGTGTGCGGCGTTGCGTCGCACCTCGCGGCGAGCAGCGGCTGCGCGATCGCCACGGCCGCGCACCCGATCACCGATCCCGCCGAGATTTTCAACCCGAACGTCGTCAAGGTCGTGCTCGATGCGCGCGGCGTCGCGCTGTACTTCTCGCGCGCGCCGATCCCGTGGGCACGCGACGCCTATCAGCCGCACTGGCCCAATGTCGCGGCGATGCCCACACCGCCCGCGCCCGCGGTGGTTCATCGGCATATCGGCCTGTACGCTTATCGCGCGCAATTCCTGCGCACTTACCCGAGCCTCGCGATCTCGCCGATCGAACAGGTCGAAGCGCTCGAACAACTGCGCGCAATGTGGCACGGCGAGCGCATCGCGGTGCTCGTGACACACGAGGCGCCGCTGCCCGGCGTCGACACGCCTGCCGATCTCGCGCGCGTGCAGGCTTTATTCGGGTCTTGA